Within Diospyros lotus cultivar Yz01 chromosome 15, ASM1463336v1, whole genome shotgun sequence, the genomic segment TCATTTGCGACTCTAATTAAACTCCAATTAATGTACCTTAAGGGGGCGTTTGGTacgggagaagtttttaaatttctggaatTCATGATTCTTGGGAATACTCATGAAAATCTATAATTCCTAGGATTCATGCAATTATATGTTTGGAtagatttaaacattctcagaaatcttgagtattcttttataagaatcTTACACattctttttccaaaattacccttatttaattttttatttaaaaaagataattttcttttattatataaaatattgagacccacaatatctttagaaaataaaaaaatattatttttttacacattttgtatatatatccataatatatatgtttgtatgaatatctactttaatatatataatattttataataaataatataaacatattataatatttttatatttaatataaatattatatatatatataatatgtttgtatggggttataaaaggtaagggatattttagtttttttatttgttaaaaacattcccaaATCCATGAGAAACTTGGATTCTCAATCCCCATGAAAATTTTTTTGCGagaaaattacttaaaaattatttcagataattttattttctagaattcttttttaaaaaaagttatacCAAACATGGAAATACAGATTGTCAATCTAATattctcataaattttaaaaaattttctgTAGCAAACGCGACTAAGACAAATTAGGAGAAGAGGGAGAAAGTAAAGTGAATAACATATATGGCTAATTTTGCCCAGCCCTCCAAGTGGGAAACCGAAACCCCACCCAGAGGCTGCGGTGGAACCGTGTAATATACAAAATTACAATAACAACGTTGTTACAAGGCCTTGTTTGGTtatcatttttgaaaactgGCTTTGAGACAATGCATATGTACGTTTGgtgaaaaaataattctaaaaattgttGATCTGAAAACCACCCAATTTACAAAACAACAAATTTTTTTCACTACCTTCAGAaactattttccaaaaattttgattcaagaatgcaACCAAACGGGCCTTATAAGAGTGAGTCATTCAGGCAAAGAAGTGCGAAGGGGCTACCGTGGGGAACGAGTTAAAGAGCAGCCTTACTGGTGCTGCGCCTAGAAGGCAACGACGGAAGGGGTAGAAGTCGGGGAGTTGGCCGGCGGCATGCTGCGGATGTTGATATCGAGCGGCAGCAGCCGGTATTCCATGTCAAGTTCTTTGAAAATCTTGACCATCTCTTCGGCCACTTGGGCTCTCCTCTGCCACTTCTCCCCCATGTCTTGGTGGTTCATTCGGTGCCTCATCCAGACCGACATTTTGATCATCTTCAAGTCTTCAAGGCCCATCAGCACCACCAACGGGGAGGCGTACCAGTGGTCTTTTTTGCTTTCGATGTAACTGCCGCGGCATGATAAAGGGCGTTGCATGAGGTTCCGATTCCCAccaaaagcaaaacaaaacaagaaatggTAATAGTACATATGCATGCAAGTCTCAGTTACCTTGTTATCCTTTGCTTCATGAGGGCAATCTTCTCGGCAGGAGTGGCAACATGCAAGAAGAATTCGACAGAATCGCCCATATCAGGGCTGCGATAGTAGTTGCTGATGGGCTTTGTGGCGAGAGTGCTGTTTGGGAAGATGATCTTCTGGTTGTCATATCTTAGGAAAACTGTTGTTAAGATGTTCATCTCTTCCACTATCATCTGATCATGAGAATCGTGAAATTCTCTAAACCTCAGACGCCCATTAATTAACTAACTAACTAAACAACaaagaaactaaaaaatataatttaagtttGGGAGAAGCGtgttctctatatatatatatatatgtatataggtaCCTGAACCCCATCAATCTCACAGCGGTCGCCGACATCGAAGGGGTGCATGACGAACACGAAGATGATGGCCTCGAAGATTGTCTTGCAAGTGTTGCCGAACACGAACGCAGCGACCACAATCTGAGAGCTTATGAAGAGTAGAAACTTGCTGGTCGCGATCCCCAGAATCAGCAGGCAAACGATCAATATGATGACGCCGATCAATACATTCACCATCTGGTGGAGCTTGTTCACAGCTGTTTTTGTATCGTTCAGCGTCAGGGCCAAAGCTTTCCGTTCCCTAAAGGAATTAACCTGCATCAAGCATCGGGTTAACCCAGAAGGTTACCTTATATTCTATGTGTAATATTTAGAgcattttatatatgtatatatatatatatacatacatatgagCAATATAGTGGGATTGATTCTTCTTCTTACCACCCAGTTCTTGAGTGTAGCCTTGCTGATTTTGTCACTGTCAGGAGAGCCTTCCAAGAGAGCCATGGTCCTCAAAGCCTCGTCTTGTTGCATGAATCGCATCACATCATCTAGGTATATAAACCTGACAgacacatacatatatgcatagCACAAACATATTCAAAAACTCCTCATGTTTCAACACAATAGATCGAGAAGGTAAATAAACACCTTTAATTATCTGGAATGATACGAGAAGGAAAAGTAGCGATTGGAGGGTAGGGAGAAAGAAACCTTACCATTCTTTATTATGAAGGAAATAGACAAAGAagagatatattatatatatatatatatatatgaacatacTTGGAGCCCTTCCTGGTCACGTTATGGAAAATCTTCCTGGAAGCAACTTTAGCCTCATATTCACTCCTAATCTGCTGTTTGTTGGAGTCATCATTTGATGATTCAAGGATCTGTTCATCCAGCGTTGTCAGCACCCCATGCCGGACAATCCTCATCAGTCTCTTCATGTTCCAGGCCGATATATTCTTGGGACTCAGCTTGTGCAGATTATCAATGGAGATCCCCTCGTCCTGGCTCAACCTCTTCGAAGCTGCTATGGAGAATTTCGTGCTTAGACTTCTGGGGGGCGCCATGTTGATCACCCTCAGCTCCGGCGGCAGCGTGGCGCCTGCGTTCTGCAGATGCTGGATCTCCGTCATTGCCCTCTCATGGTCCTCCTTGGCGTTCTGCAAGTCGACCAGAGGCGGTCCGGAGAGCGTTTCGATCACGTATTGGTTGAATAGGGATTCCTGGATTCGGTCGAAGAAGGTGCTGACATGGAAGGAAGATGCTAGAACCTTCACCATTAGGGTTTTCACCAGCCACAGCACCGATCCGACCAGGAAACAGAATAGGATCTGGTTCACAATGGCGAGGAACTTGTTGTTGTGGGTTTCCTTTTCCACCCTGTCGTCGAACAGACAGTGCCAGGCGATCAGAACAAGGCCCAGCCAGATGCAGTTCTGGACCGCCCTCCTCACACCGTAAACAAAGTACAGAACGCGTTTTCGCAGGAGGAAGTTGCGCTCGACGAAGAAGACAACGATTCTGATCCCCCAGCCCGAGACCAACCGGCCACAGATCAAGACGAGGATCATAACCTCCCATTTCCACCACGCCAGGCCTCGGACCTTCTTCTCCCTCAATCTCTGAATCGAGAGGCTGCAGATTAAAGCGGCGACGATCAATATGAGACTGATCCATTGGAGCAGAGTCAGAGCGTTTAGGTTTTCTCTCTTGTATTCCTCTGGAATGTCTTCGTCGAACAATGgatcgtcttcttcttcctccggCGGTTTTCCTATCATTCCGGAGGTTATCCCGGACCTCAATGGACCGGAGAATTTCGGGAATCTTCCGGATCTAGGATCCAGCTCAGGCGGGTCGATCAATCTGGACTTCGTCTTCGTCCTCATCATGCTCGTCTGAAACGACGACGTGCACCTCAACACCTGCAGTTCAGGtaaattgtaaaatataaattgctAATGTTTGTATCGTTGCATCCATTGATGAAACTTTCCGTAAAGTTGTGTTCTTTCATAAAATGGATCATCCATTGGATGCATGAACAATTTTGTCCattggaaaatatatatttctacaTGCATATCTCTGggccttttttatttattcattacCTCTCCTCCGCCATTATCCACGGTCCCGGAAAAACGAGGAGACTGCCGCCGGCTAACTTTTTCGTCATCTTCTTCGTCGTCATCGTCATCGGACGATTCTTCGTAACATCGTCTTTGGATAAGTCCGGACTCCGTGGTGGACATATTGAACGACGGAGGCTGAAACGAAACCTTGAGCTCCTTCGACGTCGAAACGCGGTGGTTGCGGTCGCGGTTGTTGAAACTGATACTGTTTCTGTTGAAAACGGGACTCTCAGCGAGCGGCGGCGATTTGCGGGATTGGCGATCGTGGTGGAGGAGGTCGTTCATCATATCCAGATCCATGTCGAGGTACTTCTCGCCGCCGGCCATCCTCTGCTTGGTCAAGAACTCGCCGATGAGCTTCGACGGCGGATCGTCCGCCTCCCCGCTCATCTTGTCCTTCCTGGCGCTCGTGCCTTCATCGTATTTCCACAATCCGTAGTTCGCCTCGCTCAAAACCCTAGGTGTGGCAGCCCCGTCGTCGACACCGTCGATCTTGACAATGATCTCCCGCCCGCGGTCGTTTACATCGCCGGCGCCGTTCACCTCGCCGCAATGCCGGTGATCGTCGCGCTGCTCGGAGAGAATCGGCTGTTCCTCTAGAGATAATGCATCTTCTGAAGTTCCGGCGGAGATTTTTCTGGAGTGCCTATTGTAGGAGCCATGAGACTTGAACGATTTTTTGAACGAAGAAGGAAAGTCCAtctatctctctatctctcatctatctatctatcggTGTGTATTGTTATAAATTgagacagaagaagaagaagaagaaagtttgagaaagaaagatggtttagatgtgagagagagagagagagagagaggaacagCTGGCGGCCAAGACGCCATGGCCGCTCAACACGAGATTCATGCCGCTCTGCACGAGAGGTGCTTCTTTACTGATCAATCAAGACTTAAAATCTCGGTtacaattacaaattttaatattattaatttaagttttaacagcacatattttaatttgtattctTTAATTTCTAATCCCCCTAtcttaatttatattctttaataCATAAACCAAtcatcaacaattaaaaaacatgacgtttcattcttgaaatacaaaatattaaaatttaatattttaattattaaaaattattattttaaatttttactatgATTAAGAGTAAATggattcattataaaaaaatgtcacTTTAGTTACTTAGGATGTCATGTTAATGAGATTAAAGATGCAAAAAAATCGATCCACTACAAAAATCAATCTAAATGAATTGTGCCTAGTTGAATAGCACGATTTTTACGGTTCAAGACGGTTTGAAGATTTCTCAAACCGTCAGTTTGTGATTTGAGGGTTGGACGGTTtgagaattttttaataattaaaatttttaaaataaattaaaatataaaaggggTAAGGGGCCTTGTAGCTTcgtttctttcttatttttcactCGATTCCCAGCGTCGACCTTCCTCTTTACCTTTGTCGCCAATTAATTTGTCGATTCAATCCAAGATCTGGTCTATCCATCGCCGCCGGTGAGTCACCTTCGacaactttatattttatttgtttttcacTTTGTGTTAATTGTCAAACGGCCAAGATCTGGTCTAAAGCGTCATTCgtttctttcttattctttggttcttcttctctgttCTAGCTCTCAACCCAACGCCGACCTTTATTTTTACCTTTAGCAACCCACACCAACCCGCACATTCAGCAAACCGCGGAAACATACACCAAATCGCATATGCAATTTGGCGCGGTATGGTTTCAGCGCACCAAACTAGacggtttgatttggttttatagaaaaattacatatgCAGTTTGGCGCACTAAATTGGCCAAAAATCAATCAAACTTAACCATGCACGCCCCAAAGTGAAAACACATTAAATTAtgcttaatatataaatataacattgatcccttaacaattaaaaaatttaatatttgttggttattatgaaaaaaaaaaacaaatttgataaaaaaatctaaattttatcaaaaagtacctaaatttaatgaaaaatatttaaaatattcaaaaaatgcctaaatttcatattaagaaacctaaaaattttaaaaaataaataaataaaaagatctaaaaatttaataaaaaacctaaaaataattaaaaaagagctattttttttaaaaaaaagtatctaaatttcataaaaaatacctgaaaatattcaaaataatacctaaatttcataaaagacgtaaaatattcaaaaaaaaatacctaaatttataaaagacctaaacatttttataaaaaaaaatacctatatttcattttacattttttattttttggtattttttatgaaatttagttttttttaatatttttaggtctttttaataaaattttagttttctttataaaattttaaggttttttttataatatttttaggtcttttattaatttagatttttccatcaaaatctttcttttttttcaaatcaaaaactatgtttatatttatgtattgaaCCTAATCTNNNNNNNNNNNNNNNNNNNNNNNNNNNNNNNNNNNNNNNNNNNNNNNNNNNNNNNNNNNNNNNNNNNNNNNNNNNNNNNNNNNNNNNNNNNNNNNNNNNNATATAaggaaaatatttaaggttaataGATTTTTGCCTAAAATTAGGTATCATCCACAATAAATGGTGACAATTGAGATTCCAATTTTAGGGTTTGTAGGATCCATTGCATTGACCTATCCTTACAGTCCAAAAGCAGTGTGGATTGTGGAAATTCCAACGTCCGAAGTGGTGGAATTGTAGTACATTTGGTCGGTGGACTTATTCTTGTTCCTGCCACGTGTTGTCTGGCAAATTATGTGATTGGCTAGGCGGCTAATAAAGGTGAAAAAAAcccaaaatgaaaaaagaaaaaaaaaaggaactttCTTCCAATTAGGTAAAGACAATTACATAAAACTTTAATTATGCTCCATATTTTATATTGactttatacttttttttccctttagaATTCATGACTTTTAGTTAATtaacttaatattttttctacttttgagaatcaaattaattgaaattattgGTTTGGTTTAACTCGATTCAAGCTAAGAGTTAGTTcggtttgattttcaaatttgataatTTCAGTTATTTCGATTAGTTTGATTGagtttttgtattgaaaaaatagaaataatttattacttaactaatgttttttattattaattaagtatgATATAGTAATTACTAgcatattttatgaattaattaactaatattaCTTATTACTGGAGTAATAAAGCTCTATTTTGaagattaattgattaatattgcccattaattaagtaataattgaATTACTTGTATATAATTTTAAGGATAGTTGGGTAATAAAtagaaggttttttttttaccccttttctgtttcaaaaaataattaactaattatttttgttaacttTATTGTTTAAGTAGGAAACTTTACTTGAGTAGTTGAAAAACTTACTTTGAGTAATTGAAAAACTTTATTCgagtaattaaaaatttaattgcatAACTTTTTGGTTTCGTCgagtttttttcatttttttttttgggtttttttcaattgatttagtttttttgtatttgtttagtgggtttggtttgatttttacacaattttgatttatttgattttagcATTTTGATTCAATTGGAAATCAATTGAATGCTTACTCTAATATTCAAGTTTAAAATCATATGAGTAATACTTGAAAGGAATACTCAGTTCACTTCTAAATGGTACgaaaattaaaatgttgaaTCCTATTTTGTCTCACCCAACTCTTTTGTGATCTGGGGAATCAGTTTTGGAGATGAAGAGAGTATTTACAGTACAAATTTGGAGGGTTATAAACAAAAGTTGATGGTTGAAAGATGGAGAATAAGCCATGTGTGTGCATTGTCTACCTCAAATGCTAGCCCCACGGTACATCAGAAAATTAACAGAAAACAAATGAAAACTGACCTTCTGCTGCTGCATTGGAATtcgaattggaatttggaaACCTCTGAACGTGACACAACACAGAGGAGGGTATTTCTTAGAaccttcattttccttttggtCCCTTTCTTTCCTGAAAAATGCTTTGCAAAGGTCCTTTCTTAAAAAGGAgatatttgacaaaatattttcaatttcgTCATGTTTTCCTGagtttttttgggttaaaatttGAAACTTAACTTTTGTTTGTCAATCGTTGACACTTGTAGATAGAAATAACGAGAGAGAATGAACACGATCAGTGtttcttttaagtttttaaaaatgattatggTTTCATGTTCGCATTTTTATCTTCATTCTATTAACTAGTTAATTTCTTTATCAACTCAATATCGAACAGCTAATTGTTTGCACCCTTTTATCAACTTAATGTTTGCTAATCAATTAGCGgctttttattaatataaataattcacaacatatttttttttaaattttgagagaCAACAACATTATTAAATGCAttgtttagttttcaatttttaatataaaatgaaaatacataaaaataaaaacaaaattaaacaagtCTTGCAAGTCCAAACAAACAGAGTGGCTGCACGAATAATTTCATTGGATTTTCTCGGTCGCCAAACGGACAAGCCACATGATTCTTTCTTGGGCACTTACTATTTTCTTGGCGGCCAAACGGACAAGACACATGAATTCATAGGCCATTTATTGGACAAACAGACCACGATGTCTGAATCATATGATTTCCTAATTTAAATTCAAGAAGCTAAAACAAAACCTTATCATAATAACGTTACTAATATAACAATATCATTCATTTTCTAGTAACATTTCTCTCCCAAAATTccttaaaaatgtcattttttttgtgatttgatATTTCATcctaaaataaaagaatacaaaaaaattaagtaagCACTTAAATGGGTTTTGAAAACTGGATTATATTACAGACTTCAATTAATCAAACCCTTAAAAATAAGGTTAACACTTAGTAATTGGGGTTAACATCATAACTGCTAACATTGAAATATAATGGTGACTTGATTTTTGAGTATGTTTATATCTTCTAAATGATAATTTTGGTGAGTATTCTAAATCGACAgcacaattattaattttgatgagtATTCTAAATGGACAGCACAATTGTtaattttgatcataatatttaaaaaagttgGATTGATATGGAAAGTGATGTTGATACAGATCTCTCCTAACATTTGTACATATTTTTCTCTTCGTGTTAAGAgaattgtatatttttattagttgctTCGATTTTCTAGTTTGGTATTTTGTTATGAGACTCGGGATGTTGGATTGACATGGAAGGTGATGTTGACGAAGATCTCTCCTAACTTTtgtacatatttttcttttcatgttaAGAggattgtatatttttattagttattttgatattctaattttgtcttttattgTGAAACTCCTTAAAGtaatagattattttttttcaatgaaatttttatttaaaaaaaattaatgttaacaaataattacAGAGTTAATGTTGATCAAGCCTTACAATAATCTTGAATGGGTGCTAACCAACACCACCAACCATGACAAAGATCAAGACTTTCCAGAGATATTTTCCCTACCCATTGAATTAATCATGGTAAGGTTAGGCATGGCTTTGCTTAGGGTTCTTgacattatataaaaaaaaataaaatctgcaCACCTATGCCCTTGGTAGCATCATTGTGTCTCTTCCACCCCCATTTAGTAAAATAACTAGCCCTAGATCTCAAACTATCTAAGTAGGGAGTCTACATATGTTATATTATTCACTTcctttttcttaaattttgtgGGATTTTATGAACACTTGTATTAGGAATTAATTTACCTTCCCATCCCTTCATCTTTGAATTctcaaattttccttttttttttttttttttaaaaaaaagagggGTATGAActttgtttgatttttcaacACCCACCAAACCCATGTTGATGGAAACATGCATCTTGTTGTCAAAATCAGAGGTGATGGGAGGCCTTGAAGATCTTTCAAATCTTGCAGTGCCATTGGCTGATTTCATGAACCCCAAATCATCTGCAAGACTAGTTACCATTTACCAATGACAGGCTGCCACAGTCATTTTCCTTCCCACATAACTCTCTTCTACTGGTCAATTTCTTGCCCATTCAACCCCATTGCCACTACCCACTTGTTTCATCTCTATTTCCACTCTGGTTTGCCTATCCTTTTCCTCAGAAAATTGACCCCTTTATAAAATTTCCTTATTTtggaaaacaataataaaagaatagCACGACCTCAATGTATTCaacctttatattaatatacaaTGTTGTCGCATAACCAAACATTATTGATCAATCATctttgttataaataattttatttatagttaaCTCTATTCTCCATTCTAATATTCTTATATTATACTTCCACCCGCATTCACTTAGTGACATAACAAAATTGGTCTTATGAACGATGATAAATGAAGTTTCGACATTTtgcttttgaataaaataatgaaacagtgatattaatattttataaaagaaataaaaaaaaaaaggaagcaaaGATTAAAAAGTAGGGAAAATAGGATATGGCATTCATTCACAGGGAACACAGAGACTCAGAACCGAGGAGGAGACAAGACACATTATTAGtgttgtttgtgtgtatatatatatatatatatacataccttATTCTTCTCATCTCTCCTTCTGCAGATTCTCTGAATGGCTAGCTAATGA encodes:
- the LOC127791728 gene encoding mechanosensitive ion channel protein 6-like; amino-acid sequence: MDFPSSFKKSFKSHGSYNRHSRKISAGTSEDALSLEEQPILSEQRDDHRHCGEVNGAGDVNDRGREIIVKIDGVDDGAATPRVLSEANYGLWKYDEGTSARKDKMSGEADDPPSKLIGEFLTKQRMAGGEKYLDMDLDMMNDLLHHDRQSRKSPPLAESPVFNRNSISFNNRDRNHRVSTSKELKVSFQPPSFNMSTTESGLIQRRCYEESSDDDDDEEDDEKVSRRQSPRFSGTVDNGGGEVLRCTSSFQTSMMRTKTKSRLIDPPELDPRSGRFPKFSGPLRSGITSGMIGKPPEEEEDDPLFDEDIPEEYKRENLNALTLLQWISLILIVAALICSLSIQRLREKKVRGLAWWKWEVMILVLICGRLVSGWGIRIVVFFVERNFLLRKRVLYFVYGVRRAVQNCIWLGLVLIAWHCLFDDRVEKETHNNKFLAIVNQILFCFLVGSVLWLVKTLMVKVLASSFHVSTFFDRIQESLFNQYVIETLSGPPLVDLQNAKEDHERAMTEIQHLQNAGATLPPELRVINMAPPRSLSTKFSIAASKRLSQDEGISIDNLHKLSPKNISAWNMKRLMRIVRHGVLTTLDEQILESSNDDSNKQQIRSEYEAKVASRKIFHNVTRKGSKFIYLDDVMRFMQQDEALRTMALLEGSPDSDKISKATLKNWVVNSFRERKALALTLNDTKTAVNKLHQMVNVLIGVIILIVCLLILGIATSKFLLFISSQIVVAAFVFGNTCKTIFEAIIFVFVMHPFDVGDRCEIDGVQMIVEEMNILTTVFLRYDNQKIIFPNSTLATKPISNYYRSPDMGDSVEFFLHVATPAEKIALMKQRITSYIESKKDHWYASPLVVLMGLEDLKMIKMSVWMRHRMNHQDMGEKWQRRAQVAEEMVKIFKELDMEYRLLPLDINIRSMPPANSPTSTPSVVAF